The following are from one region of the Nocardioides marmotae genome:
- a CDS encoding ABC transporter ATP-binding protein: protein MALLTPDPTGTTPRPGGEHVARVRGHHRSFGDVHVLRDIDLDVRHGEIVALLGRSGCGKSTLLRSLAHLDPAPAGEIEVNGRTGVAFQEPRLLNWRTVHQNVALALLNGPERKQRFALAEQTLAEVGLAEKLDAWPLQLSGGQAQRVSLARALVSNPSLLLLDEPFSALDALTRIEMHQLVIELWRRHSMAILLVTHDVDEALALADRLVVMDGGRIGRTWEITLPRSDRVPSQPDIARTRAEVLVALGVKPTPPNPRRDPVTGELGPSNHQPAKRGAA, encoded by the coding sequence ATGGCGCTCCTGACCCCCGACCCCACCGGTACGACGCCGCGCCCCGGCGGCGAGCACGTCGCCCGCGTCCGCGGCCACCACCGCTCCTTCGGCGACGTCCACGTCCTGCGCGACATCGACCTCGACGTGCGGCACGGCGAGATCGTCGCGCTGCTCGGCCGCAGCGGCTGCGGCAAGTCGACCCTGCTGCGCAGCCTGGCCCACCTCGACCCGGCACCCGCCGGCGAGATCGAGGTCAACGGCCGCACCGGCGTGGCCTTCCAGGAGCCGCGGCTGCTCAACTGGCGCACGGTCCACCAGAACGTCGCGCTCGCCCTGCTCAACGGTCCCGAGCGCAAGCAGCGCTTCGCCCTCGCCGAGCAGACCCTCGCCGAGGTCGGTCTGGCCGAGAAGCTCGACGCCTGGCCGCTCCAGCTCTCCGGCGGGCAGGCCCAGCGCGTCTCGCTGGCCCGCGCCCTGGTCAGCAACCCCTCGCTGCTGCTGCTCGACGAGCCGTTCAGCGCGCTCGACGCGCTGACCCGCATCGAGATGCACCAGCTGGTGATCGAGCTGTGGCGCCGTCACTCGATGGCGATCCTGCTGGTCACCCACGACGTCGACGAGGCGCTGGCCCTGGCCGACCGCCTCGTCGTGATGGACGGCGGCCGGATCGGCCGCACCTGGGAGATCACCCTCCCCCGCTCGGACCGGGTGCCGTCGCAGCCCGACATCGCCCGGACGCGCGCCGAGGTGCTCGTGGCCCTCGGCGTCAAGCCCACCCCGCCCAACCCCCGACGCGACCCGGTCACCGGCGAGCTCGGCCCCAGCAACCACCAGCCCGCGAAGCGAGGAGCAGCATGA
- a CDS encoding ABC transporter substrate-binding protein, with protein MTRTTPPTTRRRGLRTALTAVLAASMLALAACGGSATGNEAAVGDDGEVDLSQVTLIVGDQKGTSAKALLTAAGLDDTEYTIEWKEFTSGPPILEALNADAIHVGMVGNTPPIFAAASGGTFKMVATASYTGKGDTILVPKGSTVKSVADLKGKKVAVAQGSSANYNLLAQLEEAGLAYDDIEVQNLQPADALAAFANGHVDAWAVWDPYTSQAVVDEGARVLVDGDGLVNGLNFQVASQSALEDEATTAALEDYLTRITKAQIWSAENQEDWAKVWAEQTGLSEEVTLAAAKNRPVSPQPIDQEVIDSEQTMADAFTANGLIPEEVDVSGFFSDQFAEATTGDAVR; from the coding sequence ATGACCCGCACGACTCCCCCGACGACCCGCCGCCGAGGCCTGCGCACCGCCCTGACGGCCGTCCTGGCCGCCAGCATGCTGGCGCTCGCCGCCTGCGGTGGCTCGGCCACGGGCAACGAGGCCGCGGTCGGCGACGACGGCGAGGTCGACCTGTCCCAGGTCACCTTGATCGTCGGCGACCAGAAGGGCACCAGCGCGAAGGCCCTGCTCACCGCGGCCGGCCTCGACGACACCGAGTACACGATCGAGTGGAAGGAGTTCACCTCCGGCCCGCCGATCCTCGAGGCCCTCAACGCCGACGCGATCCACGTCGGCATGGTCGGCAACACCCCGCCGATCTTCGCGGCGGCCTCGGGCGGCACGTTCAAGATGGTCGCCACGGCCTCCTACACCGGCAAGGGCGACACCATCCTCGTCCCGAAGGGGTCGACGGTGAAGAGCGTCGCGGACCTGAAGGGCAAGAAGGTCGCCGTCGCCCAGGGCAGCTCGGCCAACTACAACCTCCTCGCCCAGCTCGAGGAGGCCGGCCTGGCCTACGACGACATCGAGGTGCAGAACCTCCAGCCGGCCGACGCGCTGGCCGCCTTCGCCAACGGCCACGTCGACGCCTGGGCCGTGTGGGACCCCTACACCTCGCAGGCGGTCGTCGACGAGGGCGCCCGCGTGCTCGTCGACGGCGACGGCCTGGTCAACGGCCTGAACTTCCAGGTCGCCTCCCAGTCCGCGCTCGAGGACGAGGCCACCACCGCGGCGCTCGAGGACTACCTGACCCGGATCACCAAGGCGCAGATCTGGTCGGCGGAGAACCAGGAGGACTGGGCGAAGGTCTGGGCCGAGCAGACCGGCCTCAGCGAGGAGGTCACCCTCGCCGCGGCGAAGAACCGCCCGGTCAGCCCGCAGCCCATCGACCAGGAGGTCATCGACTCCGAGCAGACGATGGCCGACGCCTTCACCGCCAACGGTCTGATCCCCGAGGAGGTCGACGTGTCGGGCTTCTTCAGCGACCAGTTCGCCGAGGCGACCACCGGCGACGCCGTCCGGTGA
- a CDS encoding LLM class flavin-dependent oxidoreductase, whose product MTAPLTLHWFLPTSGDSRGLVGAGQGVPQEITTGLADTLEDSVRDRFRPPTIDYLAEVARTAERLGFDGVLTPTGTFCEDAWLTTAALIRETSRLRFLVAFRPGVVNPVLAAQMAATYQRISQGRLMLNVVTGGEPTEQARFGDTAPKDERYARTDEFLEVVRGTWSRAPFDFEGTYYRAAGALVSGGIDPVPPVYFGGSSAAAGPVAARHADVYLTWGEPPEQVAEKVAWVRGLAAEQGRTVRFGLRVHTLSRDTTEEAWRHAQWLLDGVDPATVRAAQAAQARSESTGQQRMNALRRADAAYSSARDLEVSPGLWTGVGLVRGGAGTSLVGSHEEVADLIEAYHRVGIDELVLSGYPHVEEAHWFAEGVMPHLRRRGLLDSASAEVRAAAPV is encoded by the coding sequence GTGACCGCCCCGCTGACCCTGCACTGGTTCCTGCCGACCTCCGGTGACAGCCGGGGGTTGGTGGGAGCCGGGCAGGGCGTCCCCCAGGAGATCACCACCGGGCTCGCCGACACCCTCGAGGACTCGGTGCGCGACCGGTTCCGCCCGCCGACCATCGACTACCTCGCCGAGGTGGCGCGCACCGCCGAGCGGCTCGGCTTCGACGGGGTCCTCACCCCGACCGGGACGTTCTGCGAGGACGCGTGGCTGACCACCGCCGCGCTGATCCGCGAGACCTCGCGGCTGCGCTTCCTCGTGGCCTTCCGGCCCGGGGTGGTCAACCCGGTGCTCGCCGCGCAGATGGCGGCGACCTACCAGCGGATCTCGCAGGGCCGGCTGATGCTCAACGTCGTGACCGGCGGGGAGCCCACCGAGCAGGCCCGGTTCGGCGACACCGCCCCCAAGGACGAGCGGTACGCCCGGACCGACGAGTTCCTCGAGGTCGTCCGCGGCACCTGGAGCCGGGCGCCCTTCGACTTCGAGGGCACCTACTACCGCGCCGCGGGCGCGCTGGTCAGCGGCGGCATCGACCCGGTGCCGCCCGTGTACTTCGGCGGCTCGTCCGCAGCGGCCGGTCCGGTGGCGGCGCGTCACGCCGACGTCTACCTGACCTGGGGCGAGCCGCCGGAGCAGGTCGCCGAGAAGGTGGCCTGGGTCCGCGGCCTGGCCGCCGAGCAGGGGCGCACCGTCCGCTTCGGCCTGCGGGTCCACACCCTCTCGCGCGACACCACCGAGGAGGCCTGGCGCCACGCCCAGTGGCTGCTCGACGGCGTCGACCCGGCGACGGTGCGGGCCGCCCAGGCCGCGCAGGCCCGCAGCGAGTCGACCGGCCAGCAGCGGATGAACGCGCTGCGTCGCGCCGACGCGGCGTACTCCTCGGCCCGCGACCTGGAGGTCTCCCCCGGTCTGTGGACCGGGGTCGGTCTGGTCCGCGGCGGCGCCGGCACCTCCCTCGTGGGCAGCCACGAGGAGGTCGCCGACCTCATCGAGGCCTACCACCGCGTCGGCATCGACGAGCTCGTGCTCTCGGGCTACCCGCACGTCGAGGAGGCGCACTGGTTCGCCGAGGGCGTCATGCCGCACCTGCGTCGCCGGGGCCTGCTCGACAGCGCGTCCGCAGAGGTCCGGGCCGCGGCCCCGGTGTGA
- a CDS encoding amino acid deaminase/aldolase has translation MTHLDDVGRNRLWARLSAAVAAAEGDLPTPVAVVDLDAFDANAADLVRRAAGKPIRVASKSLRVPDLVRRALATDGFAGVLGYTLREALWLEEQGISEDVLVAYPTVDRTALARLVASPAAAAHITVMVDDVAHLDVVDSVRSSHAVPVRVALEVDAGLRVRGQHVGPKRSPLHEADRVASLARQVLERPGFRLVGVMTYEGQVAGVPDDVPTQRARSAVVRGLKAASRTQLSQRRRAVADALRPLVDLELWNGGGSGSVETTVADPVVTEVAAGSGLLVPTLFDHYRSFDPRPAAFYGVPVVRRPSPDVATVHGGGFVASGAAGRDRLPTPWAPAGLRLTGLEGAGEVQTPLVGPTAGRLAIGDLVWFRHAKSGELFEHTDRVHLLRGERFVEEVPTYRGHGLVF, from the coding sequence ATGACCCACCTCGACGACGTCGGCCGCAACCGCCTCTGGGCCCGCCTCTCGGCCGCGGTCGCCGCCGCCGAGGGCGACCTGCCCACCCCGGTGGCCGTCGTGGACCTCGACGCCTTCGACGCCAACGCCGCCGACCTGGTCCGCCGGGCCGCCGGCAAGCCGATCCGGGTGGCCTCGAAGTCGCTGCGCGTCCCCGACCTGGTGCGCCGAGCGCTGGCCACCGACGGCTTCGCCGGCGTGCTCGGCTACACGCTGCGCGAGGCGCTGTGGCTGGAGGAGCAGGGCATCAGCGAGGACGTCCTCGTGGCCTACCCGACCGTGGACCGGACCGCGCTCGCCCGCCTCGTCGCCTCGCCGGCCGCCGCCGCGCACATCACCGTGATGGTCGACGACGTCGCCCACCTCGACGTCGTCGACTCGGTCCGCTCCTCCCACGCGGTGCCCGTGCGCGTGGCGCTCGAGGTCGACGCGGGCCTGCGGGTCCGCGGGCAGCACGTCGGCCCCAAGCGCAGCCCGCTGCACGAGGCCGACCGGGTGGCGAGCCTGGCCCGGCAGGTCCTCGAGCGGCCCGGCTTCCGGCTCGTCGGCGTGATGACCTACGAGGGCCAGGTCGCCGGCGTCCCCGACGACGTGCCGACCCAGCGCGCCCGGTCCGCGGTGGTGCGCGGGCTGAAGGCCGCCTCGCGGACCCAGCTCTCCCAGCGCCGCCGCGCCGTCGCCGACGCCCTGCGCCCCCTCGTCGACCTCGAGCTGTGGAACGGCGGCGGCTCCGGCTCGGTCGAGACCACCGTCGCCGACCCGGTCGTCACCGAGGTGGCCGCGGGCTCCGGGCTGCTCGTGCCCACCCTGTTCGACCACTACCGCTCCTTCGACCCGCGCCCGGCGGCGTTCTACGGCGTCCCCGTGGTGCGCCGGCCCTCCCCCGACGTCGCGACCGTCCACGGCGGCGGCTTCGTCGCCTCCGGCGCCGCCGGCCGCGACCGGCTGCCCACGCCCTGGGCGCCGGCCGGGCTGCGGCTGACCGGGCTCGAGGGCGCCGGGGAGGTGCAGACCCCCCTCGTCGGCCCGACCGCGGGCCGGCTCGCGATCGGCGACCTGGTCTGGTTCCGGCACGCGAAGTCCGGTGAGCTCTTCGAGCACACCGACCGGGTCCACCTGCTGCGCGGGGAACGGTTCGTCGAGGAGGTCCCGACCTACCGTGGTCACGGCCTCGTCTTCTGA